Genomic DNA from Vespa velutina chromosome 6, iVesVel2.1, whole genome shotgun sequence:
AGCATAATCATCAATTCATACAAAAGTATATAAGAAGCACGATCAATCATATCATCATTCGCTGttgcatttttaattttattttcgcagtatttaattatcgtttttttgtGCGTGACTCctctgtaaaataaatatcataattcattaacttattgttttatatgtaattaaaacaataattaaacatttaaaaataattatgtataattttgtGATTGCTACTATTATAATGGAATTGAACACGCTTACATATCAAATATGTgctctttttttcaataatgtaattatttaaaattataattcatgCAAGATTCCATCGAAATAGAAAGTATTAAATTAACTATAGATATACATGCTTAAATTGTAATGTTGTTAATTACACTTGTTTAATTAGAGGTCCCGGATAGGCACGTAAGTCACGTGCAACAGGATCATGTAAGAATAAATTGTCCACTCGTAAAATGTCCACTTTAGCCCTTTCACCATCAGCTGGATAACTTGGCTGAACATGTATAAGTGATCCAACAGAAAAAGATcctgagaaaaagatatattgttaatagaaataatgaaatacattatatacctAAACAATTGATAAGTACTGATACAATATCTGaactacaaaaataatatagaaacttTACCATATACATGGCAAGTGGAATATTTTGTTGGTGTTAGTCGTGCAGATGTTGTTGAGTCTTCAAACTGTGACATATGAGCTAAGGTTCGTTTATCTCCAGTGgttctaaaaataatacctAATGTGTTGTTAtatctttcataatatttttcattatttaaaaagaaaaagaaatacataaaatatataaactgcAGTGTACACAATATACATACTtcacattataaaaaatacaaaacctATTGAAAGCATTAATTTCAAgctaaaacatataaatatcatttgacAAAGAACAAATATTCTAAGCTAAAATTAAAGAAACCTTCTCACAAAATATCtactaatatttaattcttagaTGTTTGTGTaacatgatatttatattgataaagGATTCTAACTGTTATCATTACAGActacaatttattttagatatcTAATAATACATTCTATACATTTTgacaaatattaatactaaacCGAGAGAAATAAGTCTCTCGGTCTCACCTATTCAAATTGTGACTAGAAGTTCTTCTCTGTGGAAAACTCTTCCCCCATTCAGGATAACCAAAATATGAAACGTATAGAGCTTTGTTTGGTGAATGGAAGCATGCACTTGGATTTGTAAAAAATCtgatatattataagattaaGACTTTCATAAGATTTAGAATTTCTGTTTATGCATTTAGTTATTATACATTCATTGAATTCAATGGATTAATCAATAATGCTTACCGTTCCTCACAAGAACTGCGTCCTGAATGTACACTAGCTCTATCCTCTGGATAATTACTAACACCTCTAGATATGTGTTGCTGTGGATGCTGGCTGgcataatatttatgataccATTCTGCATAAGCAGCAGGATTGGTACGACGTAAATTCTCGAGATATGCGTAATAATTGTTACCATAATGAGCATTATAGTCATATCCACCATATCCTGAAAAAAATTAGACgtcgtatatttttcttataaacatGTTTCCTATTCTACTTTAATAGAACTTACCATTGTAAGCATAATAAGGATCTCTAGAACGCATGTAGTATTCCCTATCTCTATCATTATAAGAAGATCTGCTAGAAGGTCTAGaactgaaaatatttttatttacaaactaatgtaaattttttatattagtattaaaaatatagtaatgagatgtgtatatatatatatatatatatttttttttttttttaaataccttCTACTGTAAGGATCTTCATAATATTCCCTTCTGTATGGGTCTCTAATATCATAATCATCGTATCTTCTAGGTCGTCTCTCGTCCCTTCTTCTATCGCGACCGAcgtattctctatctctagtATATCTCAAATCATAATCTctaatttctctttcccttctacGTGGATCATCGCCTCTATCTCTCCTACGATCATCTTGCCTTCTTCGTCCATCTCTATCATCTGAATCATCTTTaactctatttcttctttcaatttcatcCCTCGGATGACGATCCAAATCATCACGACTATGATGTTTACGATCGTCATCTCTATAAGAAAGATCTCGACGTTCGAAATCATTATATGGTCTTTCATTATCTACTCCACGTCGacgttcgtaataataatcatcatcatacTCACGCTCACGATCGTAACTgcagtaaatttatttttttattaataattttttatactttaatatcataaatatttaattaatttatatattaacataactcactatgtattttttctatcataatCATAACGTCTGCGCTCAGGACTGGCATCTCTATGTCTTTCTCTACTATCTTCCCTACTGTTTCCAGATccttcatcatcttcattttcataagAATCTTTACGTACTGATGGTACTTGAACACTTTGATTACCACCTTCGGATGCTCCAACTGCTTCCTCTCGTTTATTTCTTGAATCAGTTGCTTGATCCGAAATAGAGgctaaaatattaatttaaaaaatgcgAGAACTTcaacaattaaatattcaacatatatatgattgtaaaaattatttatatatccttaCGAATGGACAAAGGAAACTCTTGAGAACCTGTAACTACTCGTCCTGCAGATCTATCATCTGAAGATTGAATGGTTTCGTTAGGAGATGCACCTCCTGGAATTTGTCTAAGTCCTCCATCTGATTGTTGAGTAACTTCTTCAGGTTCATTGCCTCTTCCAGGTATTTCACGTATTTCACTTGATTCAAGCATTATTTGAGATTGTACCTGGTATCTCTCTTCTCCCGATGGATCATTTCTAGACTGTTGTGGAGGCAAAGAACGTTCTCTGCCAGAAGGATCATTTTGACGTTCTAATGTATCTGATTCACtccgagaaagagaagatatacTTCTTTCTTGGCCAGGTGGGACATCTCGACGTTCAGATCTATcagatatatttctaatttgaaGCCCTTGTTCTTGTCCAGAAGGATCATTTCTTCTTGGATCTGAAAGACGCTGGACAGATTGTATATATTGTTCTTGTCCTGCAGGATCATTTCTATCATTTCTAAGATCAATAGAACTAGATTGACCAGGAACTTCACGTAGAAAAGGGATATCATTAGGGACTTCATCGTTTTCATCATCCTGATTTGGTGGAGATAATTCATGATCAGGATGAGAATCTGTTAATTCTCCAGTTTCTAAAAATGTGTTTCTATCATTCGATGCAAATTCATAATTGTTTAGAGcctaaaaacaaaatttattaattacaataaaaatgattaatgtatattttgacagatcatcatattattaatatatacaaaaaatattgtaatatataaaacaaacatACTTGGTCCTGTTGTAAAGATCGATGACTTTGTGTGTGCTGTTGTATAGAAGGAACCTCAACATTATTCACTTCTTGTCTATATTCACGTAcattaattgtttctttttgaacATTTACAACAGCTTTAGGATCATTATCTAATGTTTCCCTATTAATAGAATCTCGAGATCCATAAATGTCACGTTCTTCTAGTGCAGGAATAACAACTTCTAAATTAACAAACTCAGAAGGCTGTtgaatattttcgtaattttcaacaatttgTTCAGGCCATTGTTTTGTTCCACGTATATTATCTTTTGAGAACCATGAATTTTCGATCGGTGGTGGtatagcattattattataccacTGATCATACATATTTTGTGATGCATTATCAGCAACTTTATTGGCATTTGTTTGATACATGCTTGAGACAGCATGTTCATGTGTAGCAATAGACTGACCATCAACAGATTGAAAACTCTCCATGGATTTTGTATAATCTGCAGTTGGCATAAGTATATTATCTGGAGTACCAATATTCTGAACGCTGGTAATATTATAACCTGAAGATATTTGTTGTATGTGCCCTTCTGAATGTCCTGCAGAATAATATTCCTTCGGCTGATTTGAATTTTCTGGgttatttttttgcttattGGAAAAATTTAGTTGATACATTCCAGTAATTGTGCTGTTTGATTGTAAAAAGTGatcatgtaataattaaatttacgtGTGTCTCGAAAAGAGACAATGTACCAGCTGGTGAAATTCAAAGGGGTCCCATTGCGTTCATGGACCTTTCGACGTTCACTCACCTAGCTATAATCTTTCGTGTTTCTCTCCATAAGAAAGTTTATACATTATACGAACACCAAAGATCAACCGTCAGGATAATATTGCACGCATAAgggaaaaattatgaattcgTTTGCCAGTTTCGTGCAGACTTTTTTGACGGAAAACCAGATAAAGGGAATCACAAGAACGCACACATTCGTGTGTTCACGGATACCTTACATCGGTGTGGATGTGGGTTAAGCACGTCACAAATTTTCCTCGTTGACTTTCCACGTGAGCAGAACCGTAGACGCATCGTAAGGCGGACGCGTACTACAGAAACATCTATGGAAACTTTCTTTGGTCTACCGCTAGGCGTCGCAAATCATACTTTTTGCTAAAGCGTTTTAATATTGCAAcgttgcaatatatatatatatataagtttttaaAAATCCACATCTCGTCCCATTTTGGATAAATcatcttaaataaaattcgtttatCAGCTTCATAGCGATGAGTTTTCAAGCGATATAGGACGAAGCAATTAAATAGAATTccttattttctaaaattcttttaaactAAATAGGATCAGATGTCGCTTAGAAATACatagatttaaaaatcaaatgcatttgtttttgtttttttcgataagaaactaatcattttgttttaaagcAATTTGAAACCTACACTGTTGCACGATTCGAGAATACTGCTGTGTGAGGAAtatgattaaatgaaaaagtaaaaggcaagaatttcatagattttaaatatttcgttcatttattcGATAACATCGACGAATTTCCCGCTCTTAAAAgtcaaaaggaaagaggaaaaatattagcgtttattaaatttgtatcattttgtcgttattttattttactgattcttaataattttattatatatttgtataaattatattgtaacatttatacatatatatatatgtattatgacCGTTACTGATTAATTAGATATCTAATATTAAGAAAGTTAAAGAATGTGCAACGTAGtccatgaaaaattatattactgaCGTGGTAGGTAGCGAATGGACGTTGGTGGATTGGCCACATCCGCGATTAGTTGCGCGTAAATAAATGTTGAATATTGAACTTTCgaacatagaaataaaatattgtgttgttattattgtttcagaTTGAgctgttaattaatttatattaaaatggtattattaacaatgataGCAAGAATATCAGATGGTCTGCCATTGGCGGCTACCATGCAAGAAGATGAACAGGTTAGAAATCTGTTATGATGAAATGTCACTTTACattttaacgaaattttttattctaattatgaTCTGAAACttgtattatttgtatatgtaatatatatatatatatatatatatatatatatatatattttttatattacaataataaataaatttttataaattgatattgataATCCTTAGGTACTGtgaatttacataaaattgaaagaattaattacatttttcatttttttttgcatttgtgTAGAGTGAAAGAAGTACTTTGGAATATCAGAATCAAGcaaaaatgttatttagaaaattaggTTTACAGTCACCTACAAGATGTACTATAGAAACTGGACCATATCTTTTTCAGTAAGTTTatcaataagaaataaataatataaagtttgatatacatatatttatatcataatactttttatttaacagttatttaattgaaaatgagGTATGTTATTTGGTATTATGCGAAAGGAATTATAGTAAACGAATAGCTTATAGTTATTTAGAAGATATAGCTCAAGAATTTCATTCTCAGTATGGTAAACGTGTTAATACTGTTGCTAGGCCTTATGCTTTTATTGAATTTGGTATGTAATAAAAGTttcaaaagtatttatatcatatatctgATATTATCATAATGTAACATCAATTTTCTTACACAGATACTTACATTCAAAAAGCTAAAAAAGTTTTCTCAGATGGTAGATCACGTAGAAATATGAATGCTCTTAACACTCAATTACAAGATGTTCAAAGGATTATGGTTCAAAATATTGACGATGTTTTACAAAGAGGAACTGTACTTTCAGgtaaattaatatactttaaCAAAAAGTTATAGGAGTAAATAtgactatatattattatatatatgactatattttaaatcatttacaGAATTGGATACAAAAACACAAAATTTATCTATGCTGTcacaaaaatataagaaagatgCAGCACATTTAAATAGCAAATCTATGTATGTCAAAGCAGTTGCTATTCTCGTTGCATTTCTAGTATTTCTGTTATACTTCTTTATCCTTTAGTTGAtcacaaatttaaaaaaatggtTTATTCACAACAAAGTCTGTTCAAATCTAAAAGCCAGAAATACACTGTGTTATCATGAGGGTAAAAAATGGATTTTTGACTATCattggattttatttttcaaatataggGATTACACAATTAGGCTacttgttgttattatcaaatttgttAGCTTTTATTCATCACACAATATTGTGTATTATacacattaatttttattcaattattaataaaattatagagaTTTTACTAGAAAACAAAAGATGacttaattttgtttttgatacaaataaaaataaattgcagAACAATTACAATGTAAGtttcaaatatgaaaaagatatatgctAAATATAAGTTATCATTTTGTAAGTTCATTATTATAGCTTGAATttatgaaaatcttttttcatcaCATTTCCAAAAATGTTGGATtccaatttataatttatttattaattatggtATTTTGGGGGTAATGTACAAggaatctaatatataaatatttacatgtatattatacGTGATGGAAAAAGAACCAATCAAACTTGTGAATATTTGATTGTATGTGTTATTAATGTTGTAATGTTTCTATCAAATTGTGCCAGTTTACTAAAAgatagtatttataataaaactttaaatTCTAATAGCAAAATTTGATAGCTAAATTTTGCCTGTGCAGATGCACGAATAAATTAGAATGTTCAAATTAATagatcttctttattatttttcttttttttcttttattataaaaattatttctagaatgttaatattatattaaatattagtttgtTTTAATCAATTCATCGTAATTAGGTATATTAAAACTACACTTTCTGCTTTTATCTTCTGTATTTTGTTTGATATTACTTGCAATATCTTCATCATCAGATTCTATAGAagtagtattaaaaaaataatttacaggTTTATTTATGTCTTGTATTTCTCCTTTGTCTTTATGTGACCATCTCCTTTTTTgttcaaagttttttttaggataaatttcttcatcatctgaaacgaaatatgaaagatcaatctatttattattgaaatataaatacacaaaATACCTTATAATATTTACCTGTATCTATAATttcatacatatctacatgaTCTTTTAAAACTACATGGAATGTCGGAAATtctattatagttttattttctaaattttcctTCAGTGTAAGTGTAATATCTAATTCATGAAATCTGAAAAGTAtcacatatttattaaaataattcaatatttaatctatagtatatacaattatacccaatttatatattttagttaCCTAATATTAGACTTTGTTATCTTCTCAGTTTTAAAAAGAACTTTTAATCCATTTATATCAGCAGCttgataaaattgtaatttatcatttaaacttaattttaaatttagatTTTCAATATCACTTTTTTCCTCCATTGCTTTGAGAGGATATAAAACTTGCTCTAAGAGAACTGACAAACGAACTGTTTCCAAGGCtctaatgattataaagattttgtttatataaagtagttctaaattatatttatatatatatataaaattcaatatatattcatatgtgtatgtaggtatatatatacacacatgcataccTTTCTGTGACCTGTATTATG
This window encodes:
- the LOC124949708 gene encoding box C/D snoRNA protein 1 isoform X1; translated protein: MATSNVKLEKCEVCSANKAKYTCPKCEVRTCCLICVNIHKKELECDGIRDRIKFKPLSSFTDLDLLNDYRLLEEVGRSVDKFKKNPLKKCTRNIDLPVHLNRLRTGAYNRKVNFYFMPQHFTKHKKNTTFLKWKTNELFWRIEWLFPQADNIIQVTERALETVRLSVLLEQVLYPLKAMEEKSDIENLNLKLSLNDKLQFYQAADINGLKVLFKTEKITKSNIRFHELDITLTLKENLENKTIIEFPTFHVVLKDHVDMYEIIDTDDEEIYPKKNFEQKRRWSHKDKGEIQDINKPVNYFFNTTSIESDDEDIASNIKQNTEDKSRKCSFNIPNYDELIKTN
- the LOC124949709 gene encoding vesicle-trafficking protein SEC22b, with product MVLLTMIARISDGLPLAATMQEDEQSERSTLEYQNQAKMLFRKLGLQSPTRCTIETGPYLFHYLIENEVCYLVLCERNYSKRIAYSYLEDIAQEFHSQYGKRVNTVARPYAFIEFDTYIQKAKKVFSDGRSRRNMNALNTQLQDVQRIMVQNIDDVLQRGTVLSELDTKTQNLSMLSQKYKKDAAHLNSKSMYVKAVAILVAFLVFLLYFFIL